The following coding sequences are from one Treponema bryantii window:
- a CDS encoding DMT family transporter: MNKKLVSLLASAGLLLTAAIWGFAFVVVKDSLDYIGSFYMVAIRFSIAAVGMGLIFFKKLKLIDKKHLLKGAVTGFFLFMGYLAQTIGCFYTTAGKNAFLTTVYVILIPIISWPLYKKRPAIFVFIAAAMSMTGIGLLALGGNDFAGGGAGSGFNRGDVLTLICGLFYALHILWTEKCNREGCDVIIITMLQFFFAAVFGWISAPIADGHFPLEVLNNSKVIVSMLYLGLLSSMLCFSLQNIGLKYVQSSLASLFLGFESVFGIFFSTLFLHEAFTPRMFAGCFLIFIAVILAENGNKLFNR; encoded by the coding sequence ATGAATAAAAAACTTGTATCTCTGCTTGCCAGTGCCGGCCTTCTGCTTACCGCCGCTATCTGGGGATTTGCGTTTGTCGTTGTAAAGGATAGTCTTGATTATATTGGTTCGTTTTATATGGTGGCAATTCGATTTTCGATTGCGGCTGTGGGAATGGGACTCATTTTCTTTAAGAAACTTAAACTGATAGATAAAAAACATCTTTTGAAAGGAGCTGTCACAGGATTTTTTCTTTTTATGGGCTATCTTGCGCAGACTATCGGCTGCTTTTATACAACTGCCGGTAAGAATGCATTTCTGACAACTGTTTATGTAATTTTGATTCCAATTATCAGCTGGCCGCTTTATAAGAAACGTCCGGCAATTTTTGTTTTTATTGCGGCTGCCATGTCTATGACGGGAATTGGACTTCTTGCTCTTGGTGGAAATGATTTTGCAGGAGGAGGCGCGGGGAGTGGTTTTAACCGCGGTGATGTGCTTACTCTTATCTGCGGGCTTTTTTATGCGCTGCATATTCTGTGGACAGAAAAATGTAACAGGGAAGGTTGTGATGTAATCATCATAACAATGCTGCAGTTTTTCTTTGCTGCTGTTTTCGGGTGGATTTCTGCACCGATAGCAGACGGACATTTCCCTCTGGAAGTATTGAATAATTCTAAAGTTATAGTTTCAATGCTGTACCTCGGTCTTTTAAGTTCAATGCTTTGTTTCAGCCTGCAGAATATAGGATTAAAATATGTTCAGTCATCACTGGCATCTTTATTTTTAGGTTTTGAATCAGTATTTGGAATCTTTTTCAGTACATTGTTCCTTCACGAAGCATTTACACCCAGAATGTTTGCAGGGTGTTTCTTGATTTTTATTGCAGTAATTCTTGCGGAGAACGGAAATAAACTTTTTAACCGATAA
- a CDS encoding competence protein CoiA, which produces MLVALTSVNERKVSFETSKNEGPFFCPCCKKEVGLRKGYKKVHHFYHISDNPDCPIPKESEIHLRIKKEMYEHFNKLRNCRKCELERNLGDVRPDISLYIDDTPVAIEIQKSDISCDLIRQRMQRYSHLGIYVLWVLPELLIHEKANSWGEIKKYHNLKDWEKFLHVMYNERLYYWNGGTNVDAVHFEPARLFHDGDEYGDSYWYDAKKRMVPDYLEKQLCVEDNFTYSQCRAGSVKVSTGYEQIPQCRIFIDTTPEWWLDDNDA; this is translated from the coding sequence ATGTTAGTTGCTTTAACGTCGGTTAACGAAAGAAAGGTTTCTTTTGAAACTTCTAAAAACGAAGGTCCGTTTTTCTGTCCTTGCTGTAAAAAAGAAGTTGGCTTAAGAAAGGGGTACAAAAAGGTTCATCATTTTTACCACATCAGCGACAATCCAGACTGTCCGATTCCTAAAGAATCAGAAATTCATTTAAGAATTAAAAAAGAAATGTATGAGCATTTTAACAAACTTAGAAATTGCAGAAAGTGTGAGCTGGAACGAAATCTGGGTGATGTACGCCCTGATATTTCCTTGTATATTGATGATACTCCGGTTGCTATTGAAATTCAAAAGTCAGACATTAGTTGTGATTTAATACGCCAGAGAATGCAAAGGTATAGTCATCTTGGAATTTATGTATTATGGGTTTTGCCTGAATTATTAATACATGAGAAAGCGAATTCCTGGGGAGAAATCAAAAAGTATCATAATCTGAAAGATTGGGAAAAATTTCTTCATGTAATGTATAATGAGCGGCTTTATTACTGGAATGGTGGAACTAACGTTGATGCTGTTCATTTTGAGCCTGCACGTCTGTTTCATGATGGTGATGAATACGGTGATTCATACTGGTATGATGCAAAGAAAAGAATGGTACCTGATTATCTGGAGAAACAGCTGTGTGTTGAAGATAATTTTACTTATTCACAATGCAGAGCGGGTAGTGTAAAGGTTTCTACCGGATATGAGCAAATTCCACAGTGCCGTATCTTTATTGATACTACACCGGAATGGTGGCTGGATGATAATGATGCATAA
- a CDS encoding transporter substrate-binding domain-containing protein: protein MKKITIVCAALAAALAFAGCSKSKVEINSVADLAGRKIGVQAGTTGEAWVQDNVAGANIASFKTGMDAALDLKNRAIDAVVLDELPAKAIVDRNPDLKIIRDKVFADNKEAYAIAVKKDNVDLLTVINKTISDMKANGEYEKLVNAFMPVDGNIVIPANEGSSGNSIVKLGTNAAFPPFEYVEGKNIVGFDITMGQKIAKNAGMKLEVVDMAFDSLIPALQSGTIDFIAAGMSVNEERKKNVDFSETYFESEQVIIVRK from the coding sequence ATGAAGAAAATTACTATTGTATGTGCAGCTCTCGCTGCAGCTCTTGCATTTGCAGGATGCTCTAAATCAAAGGTAGAAATAAATTCTGTTGCAGATCTTGCAGGAAGAAAAATTGGTGTTCAGGCTGGTACAACAGGTGAAGCCTGGGTACAGGATAATGTTGCTGGTGCAAACATTGCATCTTTCAAAACAGGAATGGATGCAGCTCTTGATCTTAAGAATCGTGCAATTGATGCAGTAGTTCTTGATGAACTTCCAGCAAAGGCAATTGTTGACCGCAATCCAGATCTTAAGATTATTCGTGATAAGGTATTTGCTGATAATAAGGAAGCTTATGCTATTGCTGTAAAAAAGGACAATGTAGATCTTCTTACTGTCATCAATAAGACAATTTCTGATATGAAGGCAAATGGTGAGTACGAGAAACTCGTAAATGCATTTATGCCTGTTGATGGAAATATTGTTATTCCTGCAAATGAAGGTTCTTCTGGAAATTCTATTGTAAAACTCGGAACAAATGCAGCTTTCCCTCCATTTGAATATGTTGAAGGAAAGAATATTGTTGGTTTTGATATCACAATGGGACAGAAAATTGCAAAGAATGCCGGAATGAAGCTTGAAGTTGTAGATATGGCATTCGACAGCCTTATTCCAGCTCTTCAGTCTGGAACAATTGACTTCATTGCTGCTGGTATGTCTGTAAATGAAGAGCGCAAAAAGAACGTTGATTTCTCTGAGACTTATTTTGAGTCTGAGCAGGTTATCATCGTTCGCAAATAA
- a CDS encoding amino acid ABC transporter permease: MLIVEGLGITLLIAFCAIIIGTVIGFLLALMKVSGNKILKAVAEVYTTVLRGIPLATQLMIFYFVIFAPLGLNRLLVAILAYGFNSGAYCTEIFRAGIQGIDPGQTEAGRSLGLSKWQTVFKIVLPQAVKAVLPTYTSEFIVLIKETSVASFIAVMDMTKAGDMIRNATYNAWIPLLTCAAIYLVLTVGLTKLFGMLEKRMAKSDRS, encoded by the coding sequence ATGCTGATTGTGGAAGGTTTGGGAATTACACTTCTCATAGCCTTCTGTGCAATCATAATTGGAACTGTAATTGGCTTCCTCCTTGCTCTGATGAAGGTTTCTGGAAATAAGATTCTTAAGGCTGTTGCAGAGGTATATACTACTGTGCTTCGTGGAATTCCTCTTGCTACACAGCTTATGATCTTTTATTTTGTAATTTTTGCTCCATTGGGATTAAACAGACTTCTTGTTGCAATTCTTGCTTATGGTTTTAACTCTGGTGCGTATTGTACAGAAATCTTCCGTGCAGGAATTCAGGGAATTGACCCGGGCCAGACTGAAGCCGGCCGTTCACTTGGTTTGAGTAAGTGGCAGACTGTTTTTAAGATTGTTCTTCCTCAGGCTGTAAAGGCTGTGCTTCCAACTTATACGAGTGAGTTTATTGTTTTAATAAAAGAGACTTCTGTTGCAAGCTTTATTGCTGTAATGGATATGACAAAAGCCGGAGATATGATTCGTAATGCTACTTACAATGCCTGGATTCCGCTTTTAACCTGTGCGGCAATTTATCTTGTCCTTACTGTAGGACTTACAAAGCTTTTCGGCATGCTCGAAAAAAGGATGGCAAAAAGTGATAGAAGTTAA
- a CDS encoding amino acid ABC transporter ATP-binding protein — translation MIEVKNLKISFGKLNVLKDVSIKIEKGEKIVIIGPSGSGKSTFLRCLNRLETPDGGQILFEGNDLTDPKTNLDLCRQKMGMVFQHFNLFPHLTVLQNITLAPVTLKLKTPEEAEKEAMELLERIGLPDKANVYPSTLSGGQKQRIAIVRSLAMHPDVMLFDEPTSALDPEMVGEVLEVMKDLARDGMTMVVVTHEMGFAREVADRVLFMNEGYIEEEGSPDELFQHPKSERLQQFFKSIL, via the coding sequence GTGATAGAAGTTAAAAACCTTAAAATCAGCTTTGGAAAGCTGAATGTATTAAAAGATGTATCAATTAAAATTGAAAAAGGCGAAAAAATAGTAATTATCGGACCTTCTGGTTCTGGAAAGAGTACATTTCTCCGCTGCTTAAACAGACTTGAGACTCCTGATGGAGGCCAGATTCTGTTTGAGGGCAATGATTTAACAGATCCAAAGACAAATCTTGATCTTTGCCGCCAGAAAATGGGGATGGTTTTCCAGCATTTTAATCTTTTTCCTCATCTTACTGTTTTGCAGAATATCACTCTTGCACCAGTAACTCTTAAGCTTAAAACTCCAGAAGAAGCTGAAAAAGAGGCTATGGAACTACTTGAAAGAATCGGTTTGCCAGATAAAGCTAATGTATATCCTTCTACTTTGAGTGGTGGGCAGAAGCAGCGAATTGCTATTGTTCGTTCCCTTGCAATGCATCCTGATGTAATGCTCTTTGATGAGCCAACTTCAGCTCTCGATCCTGAAATGGTAGGTGAAGTACTTGAAGTTATGAAGGATCTTGCACGAGATGGAATGACAATGGTTGTTGTAACTCATGAAATGGGCTTTGCACGAGAGGTTGCAGACCGCGTTCTGTTTATGAACGAAGGTTATATTGAAGAAGAAGGCAGTCCGGATGAGCTTTTTCAACACCCGAAAAGTGAACGTTTACAGCAGTTTTTTAAATCTATCCTGTAA
- a CDS encoding NAD(P)/FAD-dependent oxidoreductase codes for MVKEISITVEAKDEKNLSLHDSLIRRELKKNNIKEAQFEKVFVKKSIDARHGQLKLHLRYKIYIGEKPEAAGEWNPAWKSCSGADEKHTVIIVGAGPAGLFGALKLLESGIKPVIIERGCETRQRKKDIALISTRDVVNADSNYCFGEGGAGTFSDGKLYTRSNKRGDISSILKIFHYFGADEKILTDAHPHIGTDRLPQVINAMRDKIIELGGEFHFNKRVTDLITENDKEARGEAEIKLRVCGVETRNVITGEKSDFHGTAVLLATGHSASDIYEMLARVAPAALEAKTFAAGVRVEHPRTLIDSIQYHGRGADAGLGAAEYRVTTQVDGRGVYSFCMCPGGFVVPSSSGPDEIVVNGMSAAARNSKWSNAAIVVEIRPEDIPAEFMQAAEKVGCPQLAGLFFRREIEQLAFKNGNGQAAPAQRLTDFLAGRKSSDLPVSSYTPGIVSSELGLWLPAHISERLKKGFVQIDQNMHGFICKDALMIAAETRTSTPVRILRDKESYECTELSGLYPAGEGSGYSGGIVSSAMDGENACSHITSRIK; via the coding sequence ATGGTTAAAGAAATCTCAATTACAGTTGAAGCCAAGGATGAAAAGAATCTTTCGCTTCATGACAGTCTTATCCGCAGGGAACTCAAGAAAAATAATATAAAAGAAGCTCAGTTTGAAAAGGTTTTTGTAAAGAAATCTATTGATGCACGACATGGGCAGTTGAAGCTGCATTTGCGTTATAAGATTTATATTGGTGAAAAGCCGGAAGCTGCAGGTGAATGGAATCCAGCCTGGAAATCTTGCAGCGGAGCAGATGAAAAGCATACGGTAATTATAGTAGGTGCGGGCCCGGCAGGACTTTTTGGTGCACTTAAGCTTCTGGAAAGCGGCATAAAACCAGTTATAATTGAGCGCGGCTGTGAGACCCGCCAGCGAAAAAAGGATATTGCTTTAATAAGTACTCGAGATGTTGTAAATGCGGACTCGAATTACTGCTTTGGCGAGGGCGGGGCGGGTACTTTCTCGGACGGAAAATTATATACGCGCAGTAATAAGCGCGGAGACATCAGTTCTATATTGAAAATCTTTCATTATTTTGGCGCGGACGAAAAGATTCTGACCGACGCTCACCCGCATATAGGAACTGACCGGCTCCCACAGGTAATAAATGCTATGCGCGATAAAATTATTGAGCTGGGCGGTGAGTTTCACTTTAATAAGCGTGTAACAGATCTGATTACTGAAAATGATAAAGAAGCCCGCGGTGAGGCAGAAATAAAACTGCGCGTATGCGGCGTTGAAACCCGGAATGTAATTACTGGAGAAAAGAGTGATTTTCATGGGACTGCGGTACTACTTGCAACGGGACATTCCGCTTCTGATATTTATGAAATGCTTGCCCGCGTAGCCCCTGCTGCTCTGGAAGCAAAGACTTTTGCGGCTGGTGTTCGTGTAGAGCATCCTAGAACTCTGATTGATTCAATTCAGTATCACGGGCGGGGGGCGGATGCAGGCCTTGGTGCTGCTGAATACAGAGTTACTACTCAGGTTGATGGACGCGGAGTATATTCCTTCTGTATGTGTCCGGGCGGATTTGTTGTTCCTTCAAGTTCTGGCCCTGATGAAATTGTTGTAAACGGTATGTCGGCTGCAGCACGTAATTCCAAATGGTCAAATGCAGCTATTGTTGTTGAGATTCGTCCGGAGGATATTCCTGCAGAATTTATGCAGGCTGCAGAAAAAGTCGGCTGTCCTCAACTGGCCGGATTGTTCTTCCGCCGTGAAATTGAACAGCTTGCGTTTAAAAATGGAAACGGCCAGGCTGCTCCAGCTCAGCGCCTCACTGATTTTCTTGCCGGCCGAAAATCTTCAGATTTACCTGTTTCAAGCTATACTCCGGGTATTGTTTCTTCTGAACTTGGACTCTGGCTGCCTGCTCACATAAGCGAACGCTTAAAAAAGGGCTTTGTACAGATAGATCAGAATATGCATGGCTTTATATGTAAGGATGCTTTGATGATTGCTGCTGAAACCCGTACAAGTACGCCTGTGAGAATCCTCAGGGACAAAGAAAGCTATGAATGTACTGAACTTTCCGGCCTGTATCCTGCAGGTGAGGGCTCCGGCTACTCGGGTGGTATTGTTTCCAGCGCTATGGATGGCGAAAATGCCTGTAGTCATATTACGTCTAGGATAAAATAA
- the purE gene encoding 5-(carboxyamino)imidazole ribonucleotide mutase yields MKVAIFFGSKSDKDTMKKAADILSEFGVEYKAFIISAHRAGALLKQTVEQVEKEGFEVIIAGAGLAAALPGVIAGETTLPVIGVPLECVSDKSNGLGGMDALLSIVQMPPQIPVATVGINNAKNAGYLAVQILSIKYPELKEKLVSFRKKLADDAAATGLDVKF; encoded by the coding sequence ATGAAAGTTGCGATTTTTTTCGGTTCTAAGTCCGACAAGGACACCATGAAAAAGGCTGCCGACATTCTCTCAGAGTTCGGCGTGGAATACAAGGCATTTATCATTTCTGCCCATCGTGCCGGGGCTTTACTTAAGCAGACAGTTGAACAGGTTGAAAAAGAAGGCTTTGAGGTAATCATTGCCGGTGCAGGTCTTGCTGCAGCTCTTCCTGGTGTTATTGCAGGCGAAACTACTTTGCCTGTTATCGGTGTTCCGCTTGAGTGTGTTTCTGACAAATCAAATGGTCTTGGCGGTATGGATGCACTCTTGTCTATCGTACAGATGCCTCCTCAGATTCCGGTTGCAACAGTTGGTATTAACAACGCAAAGAATGCGGGATATCTTGCTGTTCAGATTTTGTCTATCAAGTATCCTGAACTTAAAGAAAAGTTAGTTTCATTCAGAAAGAAACTGGCTGATGACGCTGCAGCTACAGGTTTAGACGTTAAGTTCTAG
- the purM gene encoding phosphoribosylformylglycinamidine cyclo-ligase: MANYKESGVDVEEGYRAVDKYKEQVKRTVVPGLLTGLGSFNGMFEVPKGIKNPVMVSGTDGVGTKLDVAFQMKKYDTVGIDCVAMSVNDILCSGVQTLFFLDYVACGKLDADVAAELVKGVADGCVDTGCALLGGETAEMPGFYDVGKYDLAGFGVGVGEKKDMITGEDIREGDVLIGLSSTGVHSNGFSLVRKLVPNVNDPFVVNGTDTGKTIGEVLLTPTRIYVKPVMEVLGKYRKAIHGMVHVTGGGFFENIPRMYPKAKEGKKQLISVIKRASWDIPPVFGELIRRGADFDNVYNTFNMGIGFVLAVSAKEADAVLEMFNANAHKYHKDYCPDMKAYKIGRVEYAKGEVNSQKDAVLFED; the protein is encoded by the coding sequence ATGGCAAACTACAAAGAGTCTGGTGTTGACGTAGAAGAAGGTTACCGAGCGGTAGATAAGTACAAGGAACAGGTAAAGAGAACTGTTGTTCCAGGGCTTTTGACAGGGCTTGGAAGTTTTAACGGTATGTTCGAAGTACCTAAGGGAATTAAGAATCCTGTTATGGTAAGCGGAACTGATGGTGTTGGAACTAAACTTGATGTTGCTTTCCAGATGAAGAAGTATGACACTGTTGGTATTGACTGTGTTGCCATGAGCGTAAACGATATTTTGTGTTCTGGTGTTCAGACTCTTTTCTTCCTTGATTATGTTGCCTGCGGAAAGCTTGATGCTGATGTTGCTGCTGAACTTGTAAAGGGTGTTGCAGACGGTTGTGTTGATACTGGTTGTGCTCTTCTTGGTGGTGAGACTGCTGAAATGCCTGGCTTCTATGATGTTGGTAAATATGACCTTGCCGGCTTTGGTGTTGGTGTTGGTGAGAAAAAAGATATGATTACTGGTGAGGATATCCGCGAAGGTGATGTTCTTATTGGTCTTTCTTCTACAGGTGTTCACTCTAACGGTTTCAGCCTTGTTCGCAAACTTGTTCCAAATGTAAATGATCCATTTGTAGTAAACGGAACTGATACTGGTAAGACTATTGGTGAAGTTCTTCTTACACCTACACGTATTTATGTTAAGCCTGTTATGGAAGTTCTCGGAAAATACCGCAAGGCTATCCACGGTATGGTTCACGTAACTGGCGGCGGATTCTTTGAAAATATTCCACGTATGTATCCAAAGGCTAAGGAAGGAAAGAAGCAGTTGATTTCTGTTATTAAGCGTGCTTCATGGGATATTCCTCCTGTATTTGGTGAATTGATTCGCCGTGGTGCTGATTTTGATAACGTTTATAATACTTTCAATATGGGTATTGGTTTTGTTCTTGCTGTTTCTGCAAAAGAGGCTGATGCTGTTCTTGAAATGTTCAATGCTAATGCTCACAAATATCACAAGGATTACTGTCCTGATATGAAGGCTTACAAGATTGGCCGCGTTGAATATGCTAAGGGCGAAGTAAACAGCCAGAAAGACGCTGTTTTGTTCGAAGATTAA
- the purN gene encoding phosphoribosylglycinamide formyltransferase, with translation MAKLKTAVLVSGGGTNLQALIDYQIAQGDACPYEIVCVISDSKKAFALERAAKAGIPSAICSPYAVMGEEVAKASDRDTKRLAVSNAMLEACEKYRAEAIVEAGCLTVLAGDILKKYENRIINLHPALLPKFGGVGMFGHHVHEAVIAAGEKESGCTIHIADGGCDTGKILIQKKVPVMPDDTPDTLYARIAPKEHEAIVEGLCMLAEMTLQK, from the coding sequence ATGGCAAAACTTAAGACAGCTGTTTTAGTTAGTGGTGGCGGTACAAATCTTCAGGCTTTGATTGATTATCAGATTGCGCAGGGCGATGCTTGTCCTTATGAGATTGTCTGTGTAATTTCTGATTCTAAAAAGGCTTTTGCTCTGGAGCGTGCTGCCAAGGCTGGAATTCCTTCTGCAATCTGTTCTCCTTATGCTGTAATGGGTGAAGAGGTTGCTAAGGCTAGTGACCGCGATACTAAGCGTCTTGCTGTTTCAAACGCTATGCTGGAGGCTTGTGAAAAATACAGAGCTGAGGCTATTGTTGAAGCAGGCTGTCTTACTGTTCTTGCCGGTGACATTCTTAAAAAATACGAAAACAGAATTATAAATCTTCATCCGGCTCTGCTGCCAAAATTTGGTGGAGTCGGAATGTTTGGTCATCACGTTCATGAGGCTGTTATTGCTGCCGGTGAAAAAGAAAGCGGCTGTACTATTCATATTGCTGATGGTGGATGTGATACCGGAAAAATCCTTATTCAGAAAAAAGTTCCAGTTATGCCTGACGATACTCCTGATACACTTTATGCTCGTATTGCTCCTAAAGAGCACGAGGCAATTGTTGAAGGACTTTGTATGCTTGCCGAAATGACTTTGCAGAAATAG
- a CDS encoding DUF2147 domain-containing protein — protein MKKIIALFTAVLLLGTMCFAADPAEGFWVSYDEKTNQATAGWQIWEQGGKLNGKILSVADLPQDVIADGGKGKHYDNFMNNVDVGTLRTVGTTWIWDLSKDAAGKWSGGYIIDPGDGKRYKCRITYHGADGKKYKVDTLEMRGEVGPFGRSQFWKKASEAEAGGLR, from the coding sequence ATGAAAAAAATCATTGCTTTATTTACAGCTGTTCTTCTTTTGGGAACTATGTGTTTTGCAGCAGATCCTGCTGAAGGGTTCTGGGTTAGTTATGATGAAAAGACTAATCAGGCAACTGCAGGCTGGCAGATCTGGGAGCAGGGGGGAAAACTCAATGGAAAGATTCTTTCTGTTGCTGATTTGCCACAAGATGTAATTGCCGATGGTGGAAAGGGTAAACATTACGACAACTTTATGAATAATGTTGATGTTGGAACTTTGCGTACTGTTGGAACTACCTGGATCTGGGATTTGTCAAAGGATGCTGCCGGTAAGTGGTCTGGCGGATATATTATTGATCCGGGTGATGGAAAACGATACAAGTGTCGAATTACTTATCACGGTGCAGATGGAAAGAAATACAAGGTAGATACTTTGGAAATGCGCGGTGAGGTTGGACCTTTTGGGCGTAGTCAGTTCTGGAAAAAAGCCAGTGAAGCTGAAGCTGGTGGGCTTAGATAG
- a CDS encoding dihydrofolate reductase, which translates to MTGLIVARSINNVIGKNGMIPWQIEGEKKQFKELTTGNVVVMGRKTYEEIGHPLPNRKTIVISKTKIFESDSLTTVSSLKEALELAAGQKVFIAGGYGVYKEALPFVDVMYITEVQLMVEDGDVFFPDFNADDFEKTVGETSGDKIKYTRVIYTRKKTGKGLAV; encoded by the coding sequence ATGACAGGTTTAATTGTTGCGCGCTCTATCAATAATGTAATCGGAAAAAACGGTATGATTCCCTGGCAGATAGAAGGGGAGAAAAAACAGTTTAAAGAACTTACCACTGGTAATGTTGTTGTAATGGGGCGCAAAACCTACGAAGAAATCGGACATCCTCTACCAAATCGAAAAACAATTGTCATCTCAAAAACAAAAATATTTGAAAGTGATAGCCTGACTACCGTTAGTTCGTTAAAAGAAGCACTTGAACTTGCTGCAGGTCAGAAAGTTTTTATTGCCGGTGGTTATGGTGTGTATAAAGAAGCTTTGCCCTTTGTTGATGTTATGTACATAACTGAAGTTCAGCTGATGGTTGAAGATGGAGATGTTTTCTTTCCTGATTTTAATGCTGATGATTTTGAAAAAACAGTTGGTGAAACTTCTGGTGATAAAATAAAATACACCAGAGTTATATATACCAGAAAAAAAACAGGCAAAGGCTTAGCCGTTTAG
- the galT gene encoding UDP-glucose--hexose-1-phosphate uridylyltransferase translates to MSVINNINRLAAYGLKSGLIEKEDVIFVKNQLLAALNIDGFETPEQAAEIPEVEISNLEDILKNLLDYAVEHNLTQGDGIAARDLFDTKLMSIMTDRPSNIRAKFNELYKKSPKEATDWFYKFSQDTDYIRRYRICRDVKWISKTEYGDMDITINLSKPEKDPKAIAAAKNAKTVGYPSCLLCKENEGYAGRLNHPARNNHRIIPLELAGEAWGFQYSPYVYYNEHCIVFNQEHSPMCISRKTFERLLDFTTQFPHYTLGSNADLPIVGGSILTHDHFQGGAYNFPMAKAPILKQITIKGFEDVEAGIVKWPMSVLRIKSADKNRLVELADHVLKTWRNYTDEAAFIFAETNGEKHNTLNPIVRRHGDLYEMDLVLRNNITTEEHPLGVYHPHAELHHIKKENIGLIEVMGLAILPGRLKTEFAELAKALIQNKDISSDENLGKHADWTNELKEKYGSFTEKSEEETIDILKKETGIVFSKVLEHAGVYKCNEEGLKAFERFIAIL, encoded by the coding sequence ATGAGTGTTATAAATAATATCAACAGACTTGCCGCATACGGACTTAAAAGCGGTCTTATAGAAAAAGAAGATGTGATTTTTGTAAAAAACCAGCTCCTTGCTGCCCTCAACATCGACGGTTTTGAAACTCCCGAACAGGCAGCCGAAATCCCTGAAGTAGAGATTTCAAACCTGGAAGATATCCTAAAAAATCTTCTTGATTATGCAGTTGAACATAACCTCACTCAGGGTGATGGTATTGCAGCCCGCGACCTTTTTGACACAAAGCTCATGTCTATAATGACAGACAGACCATCAAACATCAGAGCAAAATTCAACGAACTTTATAAAAAATCTCCAAAGGAAGCAACAGACTGGTTCTATAAATTCAGCCAGGACACAGATTACATCCGCCGCTACAGAATCTGCCGCGATGTAAAATGGATCAGCAAAACTGAATACGGCGACATGGATATCACCATCAACCTTTCAAAACCAGAAAAAGATCCAAAGGCAATTGCAGCTGCAAAGAATGCAAAAACAGTCGGCTATCCAAGCTGTCTTCTCTGTAAGGAAAATGAAGGCTATGCAGGCCGTTTAAATCATCCGGCGCGCAACAATCACAGAATCATTCCTCTCGAACTTGCTGGAGAAGCATGGGGCTTCCAGTATTCTCCATACGTTTATTATAACGAGCACTGTATTGTTTTTAATCAAGAACACTCTCCAATGTGTATTTCAAGAAAGACTTTTGAACGCCTTCTTGATTTTACAACACAATTCCCTCACTACACTCTCGGAAGCAACGCAGACCTTCCGATTGTAGGCGGTTCAATTCTTACACACGATCATTTCCAGGGAGGTGCTTATAACTTCCCGATGGCAAAAGCTCCAATTCTCAAGCAGATTACAATTAAAGGTTTTGAAGATGTAGAAGCTGGAATAGTAAAATGGCCGATGTCTGTTCTCCGCATTAAGAGCGCAGATAAAAACCGCCTTGTTGAACTTGCAGACCATGTACTCAAGACATGGCGAAATTACACAGACGAAGCAGCTTTTATTTTCGCAGAAACAAACGGCGAAAAGCACAATACACTCAATCCTATTGTACGCCGCCACGGTGACCTGTACGAAATGGACTTAGTTCTCCGCAACAACATCACAACAGAAGAACATCCGCTTGGTGTATATCATCCTCATGCTGAACTTCATCACATCAAAAAGGAAAACATTGGTCTGATTGAAGTAATGGGACTCGCAATTCTTCCGGGCCGCCTTAAGACAGAATTCGCAGAACTTGCAAAGGCCCTGATACAGAACAAAGACATAAGTTCTGATGAAAACCTCGGTAAGCATGCCGACTGGACAAATGAACTTAAAGAAAAATACGGTTCGTTCACAGAAAAATCAGAAGAAGAAACAATCGATATTCTGAAAAAAGAAACCGGGATTGTTTTCAGTAAGGTACTGGAACACGCCGGTGTTTACAAATGTAACGAAGAAGGCCTAAAAGCCTTTGAAAGATTTATCGCAATTTTGTAA